The Planococcus versutus genome contains a region encoding:
- a CDS encoding GntR family transcriptional regulator, whose amino-acid sequence MDPYTIIKSAIIIGDFEPGQRLTEEALAIQLNISRTPIRKAIQQLESDGLVTPFQRRGVIVREFSLTDIRQIYDLRSILESMAAGEAALNCSAENLKKIIETNELYEKAIAKHTQSDLTSIQNIQQTNQAFHEAIFEATNNEHLRFHIGKVIVVPLIFRSFYWYSETKLLQSLESHKTLIEAIRNREPERAKSAMKEHILQGRDYVFANEDKINRELWRGEKND is encoded by the coding sequence ATGGATCCATATACTATTATTAAAAGTGCTATTATTATAGGAGATTTCGAACCAGGACAGCGCTTAACTGAAGAAGCGTTAGCCATTCAGCTGAACATTAGCCGTACACCAATTCGGAAAGCCATTCAGCAATTGGAATCTGACGGATTAGTTACTCCGTTCCAACGGAGAGGAGTGATCGTACGAGAGTTTTCATTGACTGACATAAGACAAATCTATGATCTTCGCTCAATTCTTGAAAGTATGGCAGCTGGTGAAGCCGCTTTAAACTGTTCGGCAGAAAATCTAAAAAAAATTATAGAAACAAATGAGCTTTATGAAAAAGCAATTGCTAAACATACCCAATCAGATCTCACCAGTATCCAGAATATCCAGCAGACTAATCAAGCTTTCCATGAAGCTATTTTTGAAGCGACCAATAATGAACACCTGCGCTTTCACATTGGAAAAGTAATTGTCGTACCGTTAATCTTCCGATCTTTCTACTGGTATTCAGAAACTAAATTACTTCAATCACTCGAATCGCATAAAACACTAATCGAGGCAATCAGGAATCGTGAACCGGAACGAGCAAAATCAGCTATGAAAGAACATATACTGCAAGGGAGGGATTATGTTTTTGCAAATGAAGACAAAATAAACAGAGAATTATGGAGAGGAGAAAAAAATGATTAA
- a CDS encoding transposase family protein — translation MKVPPNNERGIQTHSHFTNLLLDIKKLLISDVQKVDPDFRIHVQPTNHLQSCPQCYGKDVIRKGYAYQRKVRHVPAFGSRVFLLVPAIRLMCRRCDVSSSGNMGASHLGKDIQRNLKIPFRSMW, via the coding sequence TTGAAAGTACCACCTAACAACGAAAGAGGTATACAGACGCACTCTCATTTTACCAATCTTCTTCTCGATATAAAAAAACTTTTGATTTCGGATGTCCAAAAAGTAGACCCAGACTTTCGGATTCACGTCCAGCCGACCAATCACCTGCAATCATGTCCGCAATGCTACGGAAAAGATGTCATCCGGAAAGGATATGCCTATCAACGGAAAGTGCGCCATGTGCCTGCTTTTGGCAGCCGCGTTTTTCTCTTGGTTCCGGCGATTCGGTTGATGTGTAGACGGTGTGACGTTTCTTCGTCTGGAAATATGGGTGCTTCGCACCTGGGAAAAGATATACAAAGAAATTTGAAGATTCCCTTCCGAAGCATGTGGTAG
- a CDS encoding hydroxymethylglutaryl-CoA lyase has protein sequence MINICEVGPRDGLQNEKKLISLETKVEMINRLVEAGAKKIEAVSFVNPKVVPQMANAEELMKLVPKTEGVSYAGLVLNYAGLQRALGTEVDALHIVTSTSDEFNLKNAKKTVNQSVSELITVIEEGKQSNRSINGILGTAFGCPFAGEVPLERVLQVAEQFVQAGATEITLADTTGMANPKQIKQTVERFKKYFSDDITLGLHLHNTRGLGVANAFAGYEAGIRNFDSSIAGLGGCPFAPEAVGNVCTEDLVNMFEKIGVDTSLNITLLIETSRWLEEQIGRKLDGMVMKLKNL, from the coding sequence ATGATTAATATTTGTGAAGTCGGACCCAGAGATGGACTGCAAAATGAAAAGAAACTAATATCTTTAGAGACAAAAGTAGAAATGATTAACCGCTTGGTAGAAGCAGGCGCGAAAAAAATTGAAGCTGTATCGTTCGTAAATCCTAAAGTCGTCCCACAGATGGCAAACGCAGAAGAGCTGATGAAACTAGTACCTAAAACAGAGGGTGTTAGTTATGCGGGACTGGTTCTAAATTACGCTGGGTTGCAAAGAGCACTTGGCACAGAAGTTGATGCATTACATATTGTGACATCGACTAGTGATGAGTTTAATTTAAAAAACGCCAAAAAAACCGTTAATCAAAGTGTTTCCGAATTGATAACTGTTATTGAGGAGGGTAAGCAAAGCAACAGATCGATTAATGGTATCCTCGGTACTGCATTCGGTTGTCCATTTGCCGGTGAAGTACCGCTTGAACGCGTATTACAGGTAGCAGAACAATTTGTACAGGCAGGTGCTACTGAAATCACGCTGGCTGATACTACTGGTATGGCTAATCCTAAACAAATCAAACAGACCGTGGAACGTTTTAAAAAATATTTCAGTGACGATATCACTCTCGGATTACATTTGCACAATACAAGAGGGCTCGGAGTCGCAAATGCATTTGCAGGTTATGAAGCGGGTATACGTAATTTTGATTCTTCTATAGCAGGACTCGGTGGCTGTCCATTTGCTCCTGAAGCCGTTGGTAATGTGTGCACGGAAGATCTAGTCAATATGTTTGAAAAAATTGGTGTAGATACAAGTCTTAATATTACTTTATTGATTGAAACATCACGCTGGCTAGAAGAACAAATCGGTAGAAAGCTTGATGGTATGGTCATGAAGTTAAAGAACCTTTGA